A single Alcanivorax borkumensis SK2 DNA region contains:
- a CDS encoding arginyltransferase, protein MTDLSTLRFFRTPAHGCSYLEDRQASTLFVDPQAALSPELYSELSLLGFRRSGDYLYRPHCDSCNACIPARVRVDDFLPRRRHRRILKHNADLTVHREPARFSRELYTLYAAYINDRHGDGDMYPPSEEQFTNFLTCEWADTHFYGFREKGKLLAVAVTDQLNDGLSAVYTFFDPTLPERSLGVMALLWQIEQCQRLRLPYLYLGYWIRQCQKMSYKNQYQPLEILASGSWKEQSEPNDSGD, encoded by the coding sequence ATGACTGACTTATCCACACTGCGCTTTTTTCGCACCCCAGCCCATGGCTGCAGTTACCTAGAAGACCGCCAGGCGTCTACTCTGTTTGTGGACCCCCAGGCGGCGCTATCACCGGAGCTTTATAGCGAACTGAGCCTGCTGGGATTTCGTCGCAGCGGTGACTACCTGTACCGCCCCCATTGCGACAGTTGTAATGCCTGTATTCCAGCCCGAGTGCGGGTGGATGACTTCCTCCCCCGCCGCCGTCACCGTCGTATCCTCAAACACAATGCGGATCTGACCGTGCACCGCGAGCCTGCTCGCTTCAGTCGTGAGCTGTACACCCTTTATGCGGCCTATATCAACGATCGCCACGGTGACGGCGACATGTACCCGCCTTCGGAGGAACAGTTCACCAATTTTCTTACCTGCGAATGGGCCGACACGCATTTCTACGGATTTCGCGAGAAGGGAAAGCTGCTGGCTGTGGCCGTTACCGACCAACTTAATGACGGCCTATCCGCCGTGTACACATTTTTCGACCCAACCCTGCCAGAACGCAGCCTGGGTGTTATGGCCTTGTTGTGGCAGATTGAACAGTGTCAGCGACTGCGGCTTCCTTACCTGTATTTGGGCTACTGGATTCGCCAATGCCAGAAGATGAGCTACAAAAACCAGTACCAACCCCTGGAGATTCTTGCCAGCGGCAGCTGGAAAGAGCAGTCGGAGCCCAATGATTCCGGGGATTGA
- the aat gene encoding leucyl/phenylalanyl-tRNA--protein transferase, which yields MVPWLEPGEPFPDTRLALTDPDGLLAAGSDLSPDTLLRAYSTGIFPWYDAESQPILWWSPAPRCVIQLEQLHVSRSLARHLRRADFTVTFDRAFETVMRTCAAPRQDEAGTWISEDMLAAYCRLHELGYAHSVEIWQNGALAGCLYGIQLGQMFFGESMASPQRNGSKVALVALRNFARKLDIQLLDAQIENPHLMSMGAEMMPRSAFEAHLQRWIPSQPAPSHWPGDRFDWPDLQAAHQAF from the coding sequence ATGGTGCCATGGCTGGAACCTGGAGAACCCTTCCCTGATACCCGGCTCGCCCTCACCGACCCAGACGGCCTACTGGCTGCTGGGTCGGACCTTAGCCCTGATACTCTTCTAAGGGCTTACTCGACCGGCATCTTCCCTTGGTATGACGCTGAATCTCAGCCGATACTTTGGTGGAGCCCCGCCCCGCGCTGCGTAATCCAACTGGAACAACTGCATGTCAGTCGCAGCTTGGCACGCCATCTGCGCCGTGCTGATTTCACCGTGACCTTCGATCGTGCCTTTGAAACAGTGATGCGCACCTGTGCCGCCCCACGGCAAGACGAAGCCGGCACCTGGATAAGCGAAGACATGCTAGCAGCCTACTGCCGATTACATGAGCTCGGCTATGCCCATAGTGTGGAAATCTGGCAGAACGGTGCGCTGGCCGGGTGTCTCTATGGCATCCAGTTGGGGCAGATGTTTTTTGGTGAATCCATGGCATCACCGCAGCGCAACGGCTCCAAGGTTGCGCTGGTGGCGTTACGCAATTTCGCCCGGAAACTGGATATCCAGCTGCTTGATGCGCAAATCGAGAATCCACATCTCATGTCCATGGGTGCCGAGATGATGCCAAGAAGCGCCTTCGAAGCCCATCTTCAACGCTGGATTCCCAGCCAGCCGGCACCTAGCCACTGGCCCGGCGACCGCTTTGACTGGCCAGACCTACAGGCTGCGCATCAGGCTTTTTAG